Proteins encoded within one genomic window of Coleofasciculus chthonoplastes PCC 7420:
- a CDS encoding DUF4435 domain-containing protein has translation MRRSSHKGSFLIVEGRSDKLVYERFIDDRKCEFSIASGKENAVSAIRILEQDNFAGVLAIVDADFCRLEGSLPSSSNLLLTDEHDLEMMLIKSLALDKLLSERGSEYKINKFGQDIRLTLLERGTRIGYLRWVSWKANISLKFEGLSFSKFIDKSTLVIDTGQLIKTVKDNSRKSGLKEQDIQKSIETLEKTAPDSWQLCCGHDIICILSIGLSKVWGSWNTNEVKPDTLERELRLAYEDSYFHSTQLYQLIQQWEINNKPYQVLSPGN, from the coding sequence ATGCGGCGTAGTAGTCACAAAGGTTCTTTTTTAATCGTGGAGGGACGCAGTGATAAGCTCGTGTATGAACGTTTTATAGATGATAGAAAGTGTGAATTTTCTATCGCTAGTGGTAAAGAGAATGCTGTTTCTGCCATAAGGATTCTTGAACAAGATAATTTTGCGGGTGTTCTCGCCATTGTAGATGCAGACTTTTGCAGACTAGAAGGAAGTTTACCTTCTAGCTCAAACTTGCTCTTAACTGATGAGCATGATCTGGAAATGATGCTGATTAAATCACTAGCTTTAGACAAATTACTTTCCGAGCGTGGTTCAGAGTACAAGATAAATAAGTTTGGTCAAGATATCCGTTTAACGCTGCTGGAAAGGGGGACAAGGATTGGATATTTACGATGGGTTTCATGGAAAGCAAATATATCTCTGAAGTTTGAAGGCTTAAGTTTTAGTAAATTTATTGACAAATCCACCTTAGTAATTGATACGGGTCAACTGATTAAGACTGTTAAAGATAATTCGCGAAAATCAGGACTGAAAGAGCAAGATATTCAAAAAAGTATAGAAACCTTAGAAAAAACTGCCCCTGATTCTTGGCAACTCTGTTGTGGTCACGATATTATTTGTATCTTATCGATAGGATTGAGCAAAGTGTGGGGGTCATGGAATACCAACGAGGTTAAACCCGATACTCTGGAGAGAGAATTACGACTCGCTTACGAGGATTCTTATTTCCACAGCACTCAACTCTATCAATTAATTCAGCAGTGGGAAATCAATAATAAA